A single genomic interval of Amycolatopsis albispora harbors:
- a CDS encoding DUF4328 domain-containing protein, with translation MTEQRWPAPVLPLHGPARAAGTLIVLSAVAGVAVTVADWHTSSVADEYIADTAELTIDDLRDAEALAALASWGYLGITLLAALAFILWCWRARLNAEALSPARHRLTRGWVIGGWFCPVVQLWFPYQVVSDIEKASRPDATADLRANPLIGRWWVMLVVSLLLDQYVTQVVLRTVSAETLREAAGLTTVASGLQLIAAVMALVILRRITAAQAA, from the coding sequence ATGACCGAACAGCGGTGGCCCGCGCCGGTGCTGCCCCTGCACGGACCCGCGCGCGCCGCCGGCACGCTGATCGTGCTGTCCGCAGTGGCCGGGGTGGCGGTGACGGTCGCCGACTGGCACACCTCCTCGGTGGCCGACGAGTACATCGCGGACACAGCCGAACTCACCATCGACGACCTGCGCGACGCCGAGGCGCTGGCGGCGCTGGCCTCGTGGGGCTACCTGGGCATCACGCTGCTCGCCGCACTGGCGTTCATCCTGTGGTGCTGGCGCGCCCGCCTCAACGCCGAAGCGCTCTCGCCCGCGCGGCACCGGCTGACCCGGGGCTGGGTGATCGGCGGCTGGTTCTGCCCGGTGGTGCAGTTGTGGTTCCCGTACCAGGTGGTCTCGGACATCGAAAAGGCCAGCCGCCCCGATGCGACGGCCGACCTGCGCGCGAACCCGCTGATCGGCCGCTGGTGGGTGATGCTGGTGGTGAGCCTGCTGCTCGACCAGTACGTGACGCAGGTGGTGCTGCGGACCGTCTCGGCGGAAACCCTGCGGGAAGCGGCGGGCCTGACCACGGTCGCCAGCGGGCTGCAGCTGATCGCCGCGGTGATGGCGCTGGTGATCCTCCGCCGCATCACCGCGGCGCAGGCCGCGTAG
- a CDS encoding nucleotide pyrophosphohydrolase, with amino-acid sequence MTLEDLIRRLREFADARDWEQFHTPKNLVMALSGEAGELTSLFQWLTPEESANWRSDPELEANVLDEIADVTLYLVRLADVLGIDLYEAAAAKIERNELRFPRKS; translated from the coding sequence GTGACCCTCGAAGACCTGATCCGGCGACTCCGCGAGTTCGCCGACGCGCGTGACTGGGAACAGTTCCACACCCCGAAGAACCTGGTGATGGCCCTGTCCGGGGAGGCGGGCGAGCTGACCTCGCTGTTCCAGTGGCTGACCCCGGAGGAATCGGCGAACTGGCGGTCGGATCCGGAACTCGAGGCGAACGTGCTCGACGAAATCGCCGACGTGACGCTCTACCTGGTCAGGCTGGCCGACGTGCTCGGCATCGACCTCTACGAGGCCGCCGCCGCGAAGATCGAGCGCAACGAACTCAGATTCCCTCGAAAGAGTTAA
- a CDS encoding excalibur calcium-binding domain-containing protein: protein MRSFRFAAGAVLTALTTLVLTAGPSLAQQTLPPGPAKPSESSQTSQTSSSSSSPPSSSSSVTSTTSGDKDCADFPTQAAAQAELAKDPSDPHGLDADKDGYACESQFGEPQVKKTPTGGVDTGGAAAGSSLGGVAALGGLTLLGGGAALVLAGRRRAGR from the coding sequence ATGCGCTCGTTCCGCTTCGCCGCCGGTGCCGTGCTGACCGCGCTGACCACCCTCGTGCTGACCGCCGGTCCCTCGCTGGCTCAGCAGACGCTTCCGCCCGGCCCGGCCAAACCGTCCGAGTCATCCCAGACGTCCCAGACGTCGAGCAGCAGTAGCAGTCCGCCGTCGTCGTCCAGCTCGGTGACCAGCACCACCAGCGGGGACAAGGACTGTGCCGACTTCCCCACCCAGGCCGCGGCGCAGGCCGAGCTGGCGAAGGACCCGAGCGATCCACACGGGCTCGACGCGGACAAGGACGGTTACGCCTGCGAATCGCAGTTCGGTGAGCCGCAGGTCAAGAAGACGCCGACGGGTGGCGTGGACACCGGTGGTGCCGCGGCCGGTTCCTCGCTCGGCGGGGTCGCCGCGCTCGGCGGGCTGACCCTGCTGGGCGGGGGTGCCGCACTGGTGCTCGCCGGCCGCCGCAGAGCCGGACGCTGA
- a CDS encoding Crp/Fnr family transcriptional regulator yields MTVGQDAEVPFGTRIGKDFIAELRLAGTRRPFTRGELLFIEGSAPANVFYIETGSVKVHVHSPDGDELILGVYGPGDLLCEMSALERGPRSASGTGRTTGSVTAVPCARFRALVHQNPAAMMHVLSIVQARLRRADRERLSYLSDDVSARVARKLLEWARRYGTSHSDGRQTIIKFSRKELAQSVAASEKTVDDVLTELCDKGLLSTGRLRFELLNPGGLVAWALARSRV; encoded by the coding sequence GTGACTGTTGGTCAGGACGCAGAGGTGCCGTTCGGCACGCGAATCGGAAAGGACTTCATCGCCGAACTCCGCCTGGCTGGCACGCGGCGGCCGTTCACCCGTGGCGAGTTGCTCTTCATCGAGGGGAGCGCGCCGGCCAACGTCTTCTACATCGAAACGGGTTCGGTCAAGGTGCATGTCCACTCCCCCGACGGGGACGAGCTCATCCTGGGGGTCTACGGACCGGGGGATCTGCTGTGCGAGATGAGCGCGCTGGAGCGCGGTCCACGTTCCGCGAGTGGCACGGGACGCACGACCGGCTCGGTCACGGCGGTTCCCTGTGCCCGGTTCCGCGCGCTGGTGCACCAGAATCCTGCCGCGATGATGCACGTGCTCAGCATCGTCCAGGCGAGACTTCGCCGGGCAGACCGAGAACGCCTGTCCTACCTCTCCGACGACGTCAGCGCCCGGGTCGCACGCAAGTTGCTCGAGTGGGCACGGCGCTATGGCACGAGTCACAGCGACGGACGGCAGACGATCATCAAGTTCAGCCGCAAGGAACTGGCCCAGAGCGTGGCGGCCTCGGAGAAAACCGTCGATGACGTGCTCACCGAGCTCTGCGACAAGGGCCTGCTGTCGACCGGTCGCCTTCGCTTCGAACTCCTGAACCCCGGCGGGCTTGTGGCCTGGGCGTTGGCTAGGTCACGAGTCTAG
- a CDS encoding class F sortase, with amino-acid sequence MEARWKVAGACGSALVVVIAVGVILFVLPTPEQHPAPFSAAAPVAETPLPVTSSSTLAAAPAPPSVPEVSTERLDVKVLPPGKPASLEIPELGVHTGQIIDLGLRPDGSLQVPQDARTAGWYTESPTPGEVGPSVIAGHVDYNHVPGVFSRLAELRVGSRVTVHRGDGISAVFTVYRVERHPKSAFPSEDVYGDTAQPELRLITCGGAFDRDARQYADNVVAYGRFTEAFRLKPTTAFR; translated from the coding sequence ATGGAGGCGCGCTGGAAGGTCGCCGGAGCGTGCGGATCGGCGCTCGTGGTGGTGATCGCCGTCGGCGTGATCCTGTTCGTGCTGCCGACGCCGGAGCAGCACCCGGCGCCGTTCTCCGCGGCCGCGCCGGTGGCCGAGACGCCGCTGCCGGTGACGTCGTCGTCCACCCTGGCCGCCGCGCCCGCGCCGCCGAGCGTGCCCGAGGTGAGCACCGAACGCCTCGACGTGAAGGTGCTGCCGCCGGGAAAGCCGGCCTCGCTGGAGATCCCGGAGCTGGGTGTCCACACCGGACAGATCATCGATCTCGGCCTGCGGCCGGACGGTTCGCTGCAGGTTCCCCAGGACGCCAGGACCGCCGGCTGGTACACGGAAAGCCCGACACCGGGTGAGGTCGGGCCGTCGGTGATCGCCGGGCACGTCGACTACAACCACGTGCCGGGCGTGTTCTCGCGGCTGGCCGAACTGCGTGTCGGGAGCCGGGTCACCGTGCACCGCGGGGACGGGATCAGCGCGGTGTTCACCGTCTACCGGGTCGAGCGGCACCCGAAGTCGGCGTTCCCGTCGGAGGACGTCTACGGCGACACCGCCCAGCCGGAGCTGCGGCTGATCACCTGCGGTGGCGCGTTCGACCGCGACGCGCGCCAGTACGCGGACAACGTGGTGGCCTACGGCCGGTTCACCGAGGCCTTCCGGCTCAAGCCGACTACGGCATTCCGGTGA
- a CDS encoding AAA family ATPase, which yields MADWREVAARAVVVELGHARDGGGWLVLGKVRPLAAGGWYAADLRGRWIGREHLVHLCVAGAAGGVSVPVEESRVHAGVLRLRVAGPLPAGCDRVWAEVRSPRDLRRRVADGLLGLEDAPLADRLAAGELDPLPEVTPVDGLDDDQAAAYRACLTPGVRLVWAPPGTGSTRVLKKAVEDLAEAGKSVLVLSADEELAAKFSPERPASNPELTAVLDDLAELDGVAARMSFVDEQLADYDHEEFQALAERIEREDRIGGLEAELAETTELHRAAAVRLEEAQAALRAARVERGQVEYERGQLAKAAELIAELERLTPDRHLSKVKPADRRLHREQARVSELIEEHISAAHPITEADITRLDEQLAEAERVLDEAARVESDAYLKVIALRRHILKARAGGAVSEEDRQRHADQTRRSLPELHRERETLRAGAEERARRRARLEKRLMWLTEQVLQQHREFDAETAATKRVLVADAVPDREFDVVLVDRAAALRLADVQLAVARAGETAVLFGDFRLPGPEVRPAKLTETTVVRTWLATNVFAHCGIRTPEDAREHEGCVVLRRQYTGERALANAVAYGFLDGDHTGPEVVLVDTLALPELCRPYQRSAGWSPIGGLLAGRLTEIHGTRGESFGLLTGYPQRLGVQLAAVRDADPALSAAAGTTRTLAGPRFDAVAVDLLSATDAVQRTLLTAGAAAARDRLYLLADLGAVKAAPIGSALGAVNALRLQQELEVQQAADLLAPGAAAEVAEHLGRARESVWLWAPWSEEEVPELLPAVTAAIERGVDVYAVLRPDGNPLIRALRNRGVTVVRARTAHRKIAVIDRRTVLFGATHLPVQGEREEVLVVREGRRLARKLLADLPTEEQRHEQPAEPPVPAPRRGRNRVKAAR from the coding sequence ATGGCGGACTGGCGGGAGGTGGCTGCCCGGGCGGTCGTGGTGGAGCTCGGGCACGCCAGAGACGGGGGCGGCTGGCTGGTGCTGGGCAAGGTGCGGCCGCTGGCCGCGGGCGGCTGGTACGCGGCCGACCTGCGTGGCCGCTGGATCGGCCGCGAGCACCTGGTGCACCTGTGCGTGGCCGGGGCGGCGGGCGGGGTTTCCGTGCCGGTGGAGGAAAGCCGCGTGCACGCCGGGGTGTTGCGCCTGCGGGTCGCCGGCCCGCTGCCCGCCGGGTGCGATCGCGTGTGGGCCGAGGTGCGGTCCCCGCGCGACCTGCGGCGACGCGTGGCCGACGGGCTCCTGGGCCTCGAGGACGCGCCGCTGGCCGACCGTCTCGCCGCCGGTGAACTGGACCCGCTGCCCGAAGTCACGCCGGTGGACGGCCTCGATGACGACCAGGCCGCCGCGTACCGCGCGTGCCTGACCCCGGGTGTCCGGCTGGTCTGGGCGCCGCCGGGCACCGGCAGCACCCGGGTGCTCAAGAAGGCGGTCGAGGACCTCGCCGAGGCGGGCAAGAGCGTGCTGGTGCTCTCCGCCGACGAGGAACTGGCCGCCAAGTTCTCGCCGGAGCGGCCCGCCTCGAACCCGGAACTGACCGCGGTGCTCGACGACCTCGCCGAGCTGGACGGCGTGGCCGCGCGGATGTCCTTTGTGGACGAACAGCTCGCCGATTACGACCACGAGGAGTTCCAGGCGCTGGCCGAGCGCATCGAGCGCGAGGACCGGATCGGCGGGCTGGAGGCCGAACTCGCCGAGACCACCGAACTGCACCGGGCGGCGGCCGTCCGGCTGGAAGAGGCGCAGGCGGCGTTGCGCGCGGCGCGCGTCGAGCGCGGCCAGGTCGAATACGAACGCGGGCAGCTGGCGAAGGCCGCCGAGCTGATCGCCGAGCTGGAGCGGCTCACCCCGGACCGCCACCTGTCCAAGGTGAAGCCCGCCGACCGGCGGCTGCACCGCGAGCAGGCCAGGGTCAGCGAGCTGATCGAGGAGCACATCAGCGCCGCGCACCCGATCACCGAAGCCGACATCACCCGCCTGGACGAGCAGCTGGCCGAGGCCGAGCGGGTCCTGGACGAAGCCGCCCGCGTCGAGAGCGACGCCTACCTCAAGGTGATCGCGTTGCGGCGGCACATTCTCAAGGCCCGTGCCGGCGGGGCGGTGTCCGAAGAGGACAGACAACGGCACGCCGACCAGACCCGCCGCTCATTGCCCGAACTGCACCGCGAACGCGAAACCCTCCGCGCCGGTGCCGAGGAGCGCGCGCGGCGGCGGGCCCGGCTGGAGAAGCGGCTGATGTGGCTGACCGAGCAGGTCCTCCAGCAACACCGGGAGTTCGACGCGGAAACCGCCGCGACCAAGCGCGTCCTGGTCGCTGACGCGGTGCCGGATCGGGAATTCGACGTGGTGCTCGTCGACAGGGCCGCCGCGCTGCGGCTCGCCGACGTGCAGCTCGCGGTGGCCAGAGCCGGGGAAACCGCGGTGCTGTTCGGCGATTTCCGCCTGCCCGGCCCGGAAGTGCGGCCCGCGAAGCTCACCGAGACCACCGTCGTGCGGACCTGGCTGGCCACGAACGTCTTCGCGCACTGCGGCATCAGGACCCCGGAAGACGCGCGCGAGCACGAAGGATGTGTGGTGCTGCGGCGGCAGTACACCGGTGAGCGCGCGCTCGCGAACGCCGTCGCGTACGGCTTTCTCGACGGGGACCACACCGGCCCGGAGGTTGTGCTGGTCGACACGCTGGCCCTGCCCGAGCTGTGCCGTCCGTACCAGCGGTCCGCCGGCTGGTCGCCGATCGGCGGGCTGCTCGCCGGGCGGCTCACCGAAATCCACGGCACACGCGGGGAATCGTTCGGCCTGCTGACCGGCTACCCGCAACGGCTCGGCGTGCAACTGGCCGCGGTCCGCGACGCCGACCCGGCGCTTTCCGCGGCGGCGGGCACCACCCGCACGCTGGCCGGGCCGCGCTTCGACGCGGTCGCCGTCGACCTGCTCAGCGCCACCGACGCCGTTCAGCGCACTCTGCTCACCGCCGGGGCCGCCGCTGCCCGTGACCGGCTCTACCTGCTCGCGGACCTCGGTGCGGTCAAGGCCGCGCCGATCGGCAGCGCGCTGGGCGCGGTCAACGCGCTGCGCCTGCAACAGGAACTGGAGGTTCAGCAGGCGGCCGACCTGCTCGCGCCCGGTGCCGCCGCCGAGGTCGCCGAGCACCTCGGCCGCGCGCGGGAGTCGGTGTGGCTGTGGGCGCCGTGGAGTGAGGAGGAAGTGCCCGAGTTGCTGCCCGCGGTCACCGCCGCCATCGAGCGCGGAGTGGACGTGTACGCGGTGCTGCGGCCCGACGGCAACCCGCTGATCCGCGCGCTGCGCAACCGTGGCGTGACGGTGGTCCGGGCGCGCACGGCACACCGCAAGATCGCCGTGATCGACCGGCGGACCGTGTTGTTCGGCGCCACCCACCTCCCGGTGCAGGGCGAGCGCGAGGAGGTGCTGGTGGTCCGCGAAGGGCGGCGGCTCGCCAGGAAGCTGCTCGCCGACCTGCCCACCGAGGAGCAGCGGCACGAGCAGCCGGCGGAGCCGCCGGTGCCCGCGCCACGTCGCGGCCGGAACCGGGTGAAGGCGGCTCGTTAA